One genomic region from Sulfurimonas sp. encodes:
- a CDS encoding FAD-dependent oxidoreductase: MSKVYFSTWKEELINNIGKPQEEWEESAYNLPATYDDHRDSKAFIGWDGVALFNEDVDVIRLAMEYAAQYQEYSEACGRCAPGRWGGRILYDQLDKIARGEGCVADMDHLKEIGKSMQLTSKCEIGKTVPNPIIDLMTHFEDEFMDCINNQKASKHYTQEVSYIAKITAPCTDMCPSHVDIPAYIEGVRDLRFNESLAATRQTMPLAHVCGRVCPHPCEDACRRTNLDEPISIMELKRLGADWETDHGLGFYHPMKKKKKPMGKKVSVIGAGPAGLTTAYYLAAQGVEVDVYEELPVLGGEVAVGVPEYRMPIDKYNQDIECVRDMDVNFIVNSKITADDMRRFETEYDSIMVATGTRISKKVRCDNEKEDVEGYWSAIEMLDQVNLWDKYGIGEAVDLTGKTVVCVGGGFTSMDVVRCAIRANAKKVYMIYRRDEKTIIRNTTYEEYHEAVEEGVEFLFHSAVSKMTDEDNILKSLDVDKYELVPDPDGGRAQLVKVEGASYTIETDFLIPAVSQSADLALLPPEWEIGMTSWGTIKTNGKDYMTTRKGVFASGDCEYGPMTIVNAVGQAKRGTSVMLRYLQNGEITLSDDEIMEDHLKSLRVYDKNEKITGWLPGVPRQKSEVLDVDSRKDNNKEVNFGFTQEQAITEANRCMRCYYIAMVAT; this comes from the coding sequence GTGAGTAAGGTATATTTTTCTACTTGGAAAGAGGAACTGATAAATAATATTGGAAAACCTCAAGAAGAGTGGGAAGAATCAGCATATAATCTACCAGCAACATACGATGACCATCGTGATTCTAAAGCCTTTATTGGTTGGGATGGCGTTGCATTATTTAATGAAGATGTAGATGTGATTCGTTTAGCGATGGAGTATGCTGCCCAGTACCAAGAGTATTCAGAAGCTTGTGGAAGATGCGCACCTGGAAGATGGGGCGGAAGAATTCTTTATGACCAGTTGGATAAAATTGCTCGCGGAGAAGGTTGTGTTGCTGATATGGACCATTTAAAAGAAATTGGTAAGTCTATGCAACTTACTTCCAAATGTGAGATAGGAAAAACTGTTCCTAATCCAATTATTGATTTAATGACACATTTTGAAGATGAATTTATGGATTGTATCAATAATCAAAAAGCATCTAAACACTACACACAAGAAGTGAGTTATATAGCTAAGATCACTGCTCCATGTACTGATATGTGCCCATCACATGTAGATATTCCAGCATATATAGAAGGTGTAAGAGATTTACGTTTTAACGAATCTTTAGCGGCCACTCGTCAAACAATGCCTCTTGCTCATGTTTGTGGTCGTGTTTGTCCTCATCCTTGTGAAGATGCTTGTCGTAGAACTAATCTTGATGAGCCTATTTCGATTATGGAGCTTAAACGATTAGGTGCTGATTGGGAGACTGATCATGGACTTGGTTTTTATCATCCAATGAAGAAAAAGAAAAAACCTATGGGCAAAAAAGTTTCTGTTATAGGAGCTGGTCCTGCTGGTTTGACTACTGCTTATTATTTGGCTGCCCAGGGTGTTGAAGTTGATGTTTATGAAGAACTTCCAGTCCTTGGTGGAGAAGTTGCAGTAGGTGTTCCAGAATATAGAATGCCAATAGATAAATATAATCAAGATATAGAATGCGTGAGAGATATGGATGTTAACTTTATTGTTAATTCTAAAATCACAGCAGATGATATGAGAAGATTTGAAACAGAATATGATTCTATTATGGTTGCAACAGGAACAAGAATAAGTAAAAAAGTTCGTTGTGATAATGAGAAAGAAGATGTTGAAGGTTATTGGTCAGCTATAGAGATGCTTGACCAAGTTAATCTATGGGACAAATATGGCATCGGAGAGGCAGTTGATTTAACAGGAAAAACTGTTGTTTGTGTTGGTGGTGGATTTACATCTATGGATGTAGTTCGCTGTGCCATTCGTGCAAATGCTAAAAAAGTTTATATGATTTATCGTCGTGATGAAAAGACAATCATAAGAAATACGACCTATGAAGAGTACCATGAAGCCGTTGAAGAAGGCGTAGAGTTTCTTTTTCACTCAGCAGTAAGTAAAATGACTGATGAAGATAACATTTTAAAATCACTTGATGTTGATAAATATGAGTTAGTTCCAGACCCAGATGGCGGTCGCGCACAACTTGTAAAAGTTGAAGGTGCATCTTATACTATAGAAACAGATTTTTTAATCCCTGCGGTTTCTCAATCAGCAGATCTTGCACTTCTACCTCCAGAATGGGAAATAGGCATGACATCTTGGGGAACGATTAAGACAAATGGTAAAGATTATATGACAACTCGCAAAGGTGTTTTTGCTAGTGGAGATTGTGAATATGGTCCTATGACAATTGTTAACGCTGTTGGTCAAGCAAAACGCGGAACATCAGTAATGCTTAGATATCTTCAAAATGGTGAAATTACCCTAAGCGATGATGAAATCATGGAAGACCACTTAAAAAGTTTGCGTGTTTATGATAAAAATGAAAAAATAACAGGTTGGCTACCAGGTGTTCCTAGACAAAAAAGTGAAGTTTTAGATGTTGATAGCAGAAAAGATAATAACAAAGAAGTTAATTTTGGTTTCACTCAAGAACAAGCTATAACAGAAGCAAATCGCTGTATGAGATGTTACTACATCGCAATGGTTGCAACATGA
- a CDS encoding 2Fe-2S iron-sulfur cluster-binding protein, protein MINFKINGISVEAEKNESILQVARREDIYIPTMCYLAKTTPNASCRMCVVEAKNVDGFILSCNTNPTEGSKFTTDSDALYKERQNIMKLYNVNHPLQCGVCDKSGECDLQNKTLEFDVGVQDFAVRDIARKKKKWGVHTYDPALCILCEKCTSACNEIVGVEALYILPGGYKSRIEINMANCIECGECVSVCPVGAMASTDFKYKSNAWELDKIPSSCSHCSSACSLYYESKDGDIKRVTNEADFTSLCGAGRFGFDYENKVKSKDTLAFNKAVEAFSNAKNVVFTSTITNEEAYLLNLLKKKLGFNLVNEEARSFQEFMSSFESMANSTLYNATLDDLKKSDFVISVGSSLQSDNPILKFALSQAVGNNKAYISSIHPVEEKDVANMVTLFIKNEVGSEEAALAMIADVFVQDKSNQEEFFDSLDIGYLSGESNISEEELDTLKDNYARKNNPVLIIGEDIINHPRAKNIALIAAYIQKNTAFKVMVIPPVTNTLGVSLICDLDEKEDGFTLGYNVNADFSLKAKGDGDLDMPALNQQEGTFVNIDKDLVLLNAGASYNGYELNDIANALDVKTQNVIDYTSKLGFKEVEFDNLDNYYDNSGKAYRGYKIEAKTNKKRSKIDEVEELGEFNGSVVYARNPLDQFSEFTSDCKQIIAKEELIGSKQFALCSKIKSGDTVKFSIDGDEFIRRFKIDKYMKGTVAYNPIFSMDSKSSNYRYNQVKIEVING, encoded by the coding sequence ATGATTAACTTTAAAATAAATGGAATCAGCGTTGAAGCAGAAAAAAACGAGAGCATACTTCAAGTTGCGCGTCGTGAAGATATATATATTCCTACTATGTGTTACCTCGCAAAAACAACACCAAATGCATCTTGTAGAATGTGTGTTGTTGAAGCAAAGAATGTAGATGGATTTATATTAAGTTGTAATACTAATCCAACTGAAGGTTCGAAATTTACAACAGACTCAGATGCATTGTATAAAGAAAGACAAAACATTATGAAACTTTATAATGTAAACCACCCTTTACAGTGTGGAGTATGTGATAAAAGTGGAGAGTGTGATTTACAAAACAAAACTTTAGAGTTTGATGTAGGCGTTCAAGATTTTGCAGTTCGTGATATAGCTCGTAAAAAGAAGAAATGGGGAGTTCATACTTATGACCCAGCTCTTTGTATATTATGTGAAAAATGTACTTCAGCTTGTAATGAAATCGTTGGAGTAGAAGCTCTTTATATTTTACCAGGTGGATATAAATCTCGCATAGAGATAAATATGGCTAATTGTATAGAGTGTGGAGAATGCGTTTCTGTTTGCCCTGTTGGGGCTATGGCATCTACAGATTTTAAATATAAATCAAATGCGTGGGAACTAGATAAGATTCCTTCAAGTTGTTCGCACTGTTCAAGTGCTTGTTCATTGTATTACGAATCAAAGGATGGCGATATTAAAAGAGTTACAAATGAGGCAGACTTCACATCTTTATGTGGAGCGGGTAGATTTGGTTTTGATTATGAAAACAAAGTTAAATCAAAAGATACTTTAGCATTTAACAAAGCGGTTGAGGCTTTTTCAAATGCTAAAAATGTAGTGTTTACTTCAACTATAACAAATGAAGAAGCATATTTATTAAATCTTTTAAAGAAAAAACTAGGGTTTAACCTTGTAAATGAAGAGGCTAGAAGCTTTCAAGAATTTATGAGTAGTTTTGAAAGTATGGCTAACAGTACTCTTTATAATGCAACTCTTGATGATTTAAAGAAAAGTGATTTTGTTATAAGCGTTGGAAGTTCACTTCAAAGTGATAACCCTATTTTAAAGTTTGCACTGTCTCAAGCAGTAGGAAATAACAAGGCTTATATCTCTTCTATTCATCCTGTTGAAGAAAAAGATGTTGCAAATATGGTTACTCTTTTTATAAAAAATGAAGTAGGAAGTGAAGAAGCAGCTTTAGCAATGATAGCCGATGTTTTTGTGCAAGATAAATCAAATCAAGAAGAATTTTTTGATTCTCTTGATATTGGGTATCTTAGTGGTGAAAGTAATATTTCTGAAGAAGAATTAGACACTTTAAAAGATAACTATGCAAGAAAAAATAATCCAGTTCTTATTATAGGTGAAGATATCATAAATCATCCAAGAGCAAAAAACATAGCATTAATAGCAGCGTATATACAAAAAAACACTGCTTTTAAAGTTATGGTGATTCCTCCTGTTACAAATACTTTAGGTGTTAGCCTGATTTGTGATTTAGATGAAAAAGAAGATGGTTTTACTCTAGGTTATAATGTAAATGCAGACTTTTCTTTAAAAGCAAAAGGCGATGGAGACTTAGATATGCCTGCTCTAAATCAGCAAGAAGGTACATTTGTAAATATTGATAAAGATTTAGTTCTTTTAAATGCTGGTGCATCTTATAATGGTTATGAGTTAAATGATATAGCAAACGCACTTGATGTGAAGACTCAAAATGTTATTGATTATACATCTAAACTAGGTTTTAAAGAAGTAGAGTTTGATAATTTAGATAACTATTATGACAACTCTGGAAAAGCATACCGTGGTTACAAAATCGAAGCAAAAACAAACAAAAAAAGATCAAAAATAGATGAAGTAGAAGAGTTAGGTGAGTTTAATGGAAGTGTTGTTTATGCAAGAAATCCATTGGATCAATTTAGTGAATTTACTTCAGACTGCAAACAGATAATAGCAAAAGAAGAACTTATAGGTTCAAAACAGTTTGCGCTTTGTTCTAAAATTAAATCAGGAGATACTGTGAAGTTTAGTATTGATGGCGATGAATTTATCAGACGCTTTAAGATAGATAAATATATGAAAGGTACAGTGGCTTATAATCCAATCTTTTCTATGGATTCTAAATCTTCAAACTATAGATACAATCAAGTTAAAATAGAGGTTATAAATGGGTGA
- a CDS encoding NADH-quinone oxidoreductase subunit G: MGDNITITIDNKEVQTLEGEFILNAARANDIYIPAICYLTRCSPTLACRLCLVEVDGKQAYACNAKSKDGMKITTSTENIEQERRAIMEVYDVNHPLECGVCDQSGECELQNYTLDMGVDAQHFAVKDVARTTHDWGHLQYNSGLCIVCERCATVCKDMIGDNSLKTIPRGADALESEYKEEMPKDAYAMWNKLNKSLIGLTNGTDVLDCTSCGECASVCPVGALVDTQFVYKTNAWELEQIPATCGHCSAGCQITYDVKHTSIENPDKKIYRVMNEWNFVSLCGAGRYGFDYENKDVVKDEQAFASALEAFKKADTIKFTSTITNEEAYILQSLKEKHGYKLINDEAKSFATFLKNYSEVSGTKLWGSDLKATHKSNFVISVGTALKSDNPNARYALNNSMTVNKGAGLYFHPVKDPIIEGLGKSIMTVTHAPLQEEAALYLVLDLFGDKKKLPEKVVEYLASFHSEKTITVEETIKEKVVEIVKEMKVNKETGEEEEVEVEKTKMVSKKISKEVVVDDNALLTLLGADDNFMEVLTKNLKKKDSFAMIVGPDLYNHPNSKNLARLVALIEKCSDISLTIIPPLTNSLGVALICELDGEAGEYSIGYNTKADFTLSALGDGDLDMPAINQQEGTLTSINKRVNPTNAALPYTGYELNDIANALGMNAKNVIDYTQSLPTDAGFKTQTFDSLPNHYENDGTEVRGYLLDNVKVNRSTNQVVENLTDEKLQGTLIYLGNPVRQFTDFTNKTTNLDEVAGLYMSEEFLGNSELNEGDSVRVKNDKAEIVLNIISDNKIAGSIAILPTFDSKINSEALFSGYRFATASIQKV, translated from the coding sequence ATGGGTGACAATATTACAATTACAATCGATAACAAAGAGGTTCAAACTTTAGAGGGAGAGTTTATATTAAATGCCGCTCGTGCAAATGATATATATATTCCTGCAATTTGTTATCTAACTAGATGTAGTCCAACTCTTGCATGTAGATTATGTTTAGTTGAAGTTGATGGTAAACAAGCTTATGCTTGTAATGCAAAATCAAAAGATGGCATGAAGATTACGACATCAACAGAAAATATAGAGCAAGAACGCCGTGCAATTATGGAAGTGTATGATGTGAATCATCCTCTTGAATGTGGTGTTTGTGACCAATCAGGCGAATGTGAACTACAAAACTATACTTTAGACATGGGTGTAGATGCTCAACACTTTGCAGTAAAAGATGTAGCTCGAACTACTCATGATTGGGGACATCTTCAGTATAACTCAGGGCTTTGTATAGTTTGTGAAAGATGTGCAACAGTATGTAAAGATATGATAGGTGATAACTCTCTTAAAACTATCCCACGAGGTGCAGATGCACTAGAATCAGAGTATAAAGAAGAGATGCCAAAAGATGCTTATGCAATGTGGAACAAGCTAAACAAATCTTTGATTGGTTTAACAAACGGTACTGATGTTCTTGATTGTACTTCTTGTGGAGAATGTGCCTCTGTTTGTCCTGTTGGAGCATTAGTAGATACTCAGTTTGTATATAAAACAAATGCTTGGGAGCTAGAACAAATTCCAGCAACCTGTGGTCACTGTTCTGCTGGTTGTCAAATAACTTATGATGTTAAGCATACTAGTATTGAGAATCCAGATAAGAAAATTTATCGTGTTATGAATGAATGGAATTTCGTTTCACTTTGTGGTGCTGGTAGATATGGTTTTGATTATGAAAATAAAGATGTAGTTAAAGATGAACAAGCCTTTGCATCTGCTCTTGAGGCTTTTAAAAAAGCAGATACTATAAAATTTACTTCAACTATAACAAATGAAGAAGCTTACATACTTCAATCTCTAAAAGAAAAACACGGATATAAACTCATAAACGATGAAGCAAAATCTTTTGCTACATTTTTGAAAAATTATAGTGAAGTTAGTGGAACTAAACTTTGGGGAAGTGATTTAAAAGCAACTCATAAATCGAACTTTGTTATCTCTGTTGGAACTGCACTTAAGAGTGATAATCCAAATGCAAGATATGCACTAAATAACTCTATGACTGTCAATAAAGGTGCAGGTTTATATTTTCATCCTGTAAAGGACCCTATTATAGAGGGACTTGGAAAAAGTATAATGACTGTTACTCATGCTCCACTTCAAGAAGAGGCAGCTCTTTATTTAGTTTTAGACTTGTTTGGAGATAAAAAAAAACTACCTGAAAAAGTTGTTGAGTATTTAGCATCTTTTCATAGTGAAAAAACTATAACAGTTGAAGAAACTATAAAAGAAAAAGTAGTTGAGATTGTTAAAGAGATGAAAGTCAATAAAGAAACAGGGGAAGAGGAAGAAGTTGAAGTAGAGAAAACTAAAATGGTTTCTAAAAAAATCTCTAAAGAAGTAGTAGTTGATGATAATGCTCTTTTAACTCTTTTAGGTGCTGATGATAACTTTATGGAAGTTTTAACAAAAAATCTTAAGAAAAAAGACTCGTTTGCTATGATAGTTGGACCAGATTTATATAATCATCCAAACTCTAAAAATCTTGCAAGATTAGTTGCACTTATTGAGAAATGTAGTGATATATCGTTAACAATTATACCTCCATTAACAAACTCTCTAGGTGTTGCGCTTATTTGTGAGCTTGACGGGGAAGCTGGAGAATACAGTATCGGTTATAACACAAAAGCTGATTTTACTTTATCTGCACTAGGTGACGGTGATCTTGATATGCCAGCCATCAATCAGCAAGAAGGAACTCTTACATCAATTAACAAAAGAGTAAATCCAACAAATGCTGCACTGCCTTATACTGGGTATGAGTTAAACGACATAGCAAATGCACTTGGGATGAATGCAAAAAATGTGATTGACTATACACAATCTCTTCCAACAGATGCTGGGTTTAAAACTCAAACTTTTGATAGTCTTCCAAATCATTATGAAAATGATGGCACAGAAGTTAGAGGTTATCTTTTAGATAATGTAAAAGTTAACAGAAGCACTAATCAAGTTGTAGAAAACTTAACTGATGAAAAACTGCAAGGTACTCTTATTTATCTTGGGAATCCTGTAAGGCAATTTACTGATTTTACAAATAAAACTACAAATCTTGATGAAGTTGCAGGGCTTTATATGAGTGAAGAATTTCTAGGGAATTCAGAGTTAAATGAAGGGGATAGTGTGAGAGTTAAAAATGATAAGGCAGAAATTGTTCTTAATATCATTAGCGATAATAAAATAGCTGGTAGTATTGCAATACTTCCAACATTTGATTCTAAAATAAATTCAGAGGCTCTGTTTAGCGGTTACCGTTTTGCAACAGCTTCGATACAAAAGGTGTAA
- the nuoH gene encoding NADH-quinone oxidoreductase subunit NuoH: protein METAYLIETVIKIVVVLLVFSALAGIGTYFERKILAFMQRRLGPMNVGPYGLLQVAADGVKLFTKEDIIPTNVVAPIFKIAPVITAATAFMAAAAIPFLPSFTIFGYEVHPIVADINIGILYILGIMGVGLYGPLLGGMASANKFALLSAARGAAVFISYEVVTGLSILAPIMLVGSLSLIDFNEYQAGGIMDWIIWTQPVAFILFWIAAFAETGRTPFHLIANDHEIIDGFGTEYSGMRWGLFFIGEYANMFFISFVIPLLFLGGYGDGSFLGALGLLGKMSFFFFFFLWTRAAWPDVRPDQLMWLCWKVLMPIAVLNILVTAIVLM from the coding sequence ATGGAAACAGCATATTTAATTGAAACGGTTATAAAAATCGTTGTAGTTTTACTTGTCTTTTCTGCACTTGCAGGTATAGGAACTTACTTTGAGCGTAAAATCCTTGCATTTATGCAACGGCGTCTTGGACCAATGAATGTTGGTCCTTATGGATTACTTCAAGTAGCAGCAGATGGGGTAAAACTTTTTACAAAAGAGGATATTATCCCAACAAATGTAGTAGCACCTATCTTTAAGATTGCACCTGTTATAACAGCCGCAACTGCATTTATGGCAGCGGCTGCGATTCCATTTTTACCATCATTTACAATCTTTGGTTATGAAGTACATCCAATTGTTGCAGATATAAATATTGGTATTTTATATATTTTAGGAATTATGGGAGTTGGTCTTTATGGTCCACTTCTAGGTGGTATGGCGAGTGCAAATAAGTTTGCACTACTTTCTGCTGCAAGGGGCGCGGCTGTTTTTATTTCGTATGAAGTAGTTACAGGTCTTTCAATTTTAGCACCGATTATGTTAGTTGGTTCATTATCTCTAATAGATTTTAATGAGTATCAAGCTGGTGGAATTATGGACTGGATTATTTGGACTCAACCTGTTGCCTTTATATTGTTTTGGATAGCTGCTTTTGCTGAAACTGGTAGAACACCATTTCATCTTATTGCAAATGACCATGAGATTATTGATGGTTTTGGTACAGAGTACTCTGGTATGAGATGGGGGCTTTTCTTCATCGGTGAGTATGCAAATATGTTCTTTATCTCTTTTGTAATACCTTTACTTTTCTTAGGTGGTTATGGAGATGGAAGTTTCTTAGGTGCACTTGGACTTCTTGGAAAAATGTCATTTTTCTTCTTTTTCTTTTTATGGACAAGAGCTGCTTGGCCAGATGTAAGACCAGACCAATTAATGTGGTTATGTTGGAAAGTATTAATGCCAATCGCAGTATTAAATATTTTAGTAACTGCAATAGTATTGATGTAA
- the nuoI gene encoding NADH-quinone oxidoreductase subunit NuoI: MKNEQFNDREISNEYFMVDIDDYPTEPWDKFKRVLKRTFRLELFVGLGVVMRELIWFKKHTISYPEEKMPIGPRYRAVHEMKRLWESDAERCIGCGLCEKICISNCIKMDTKIDKNSRKEVTDYTINLGRCIFCGYCAEVCPELAITHGGRYENASDQREHYVDFADMLTPLDVMKAGTQVEFEGFGAITPHEDERVVKTPLAY; the protein is encoded by the coding sequence ATGAAAAACGAACAATTTAATGATAGAGAAATTTCTAACGAATACTTTATGGTAGATATTGATGATTATCCAACAGAACCATGGGATAAATTTAAAAGAGTTTTAAAAAGAACTTTTAGACTTGAACTTTTTGTTGGTCTTGGTGTTGTAATGAGAGAGTTGATTTGGTTTAAAAAACATACAATTAGCTATCCTGAAGAAAAAATGCCAATAGGTCCAAGATATAGAGCTGTTCATGAGATGAAAAGATTATGGGAATCAGATGCTGAGAGATGTATCGGTTGTGGACTTTGTGAAAAAATTTGTATATCAAACTGTATCAAAATGGATACAAAGATAGACAAAAACTCTCGTAAAGAAGTAACGGACTACACTATAAACTTAGGTCGTTGTATCTTTTGTGGATATTGTGCAGAAGTTTGTCCAGAGTTAGCTATCACTCATGGTGGTAGATATGAAAATGCAAGTGATCAAAGAGAACATTATGTGGATTTTGCAGATATGCTGACACCACTTGATGTTATGAAAGCAGGTACTCAAGTTGAGTTTGAAGGTTTTGGTGCAATAACACCACATGAAGATGAGCGTGTTGTAAAAACACCTCTCGCATATTAA
- a CDS encoding NADH-quinone oxidoreductase subunit J codes for MFEAIAFYLFAFLTIAMFWITVTTSQALYALTALAAGMIFISAFFFILGADFLGAVQIVVYSGAVMALYAFGMMFFDTTRDLKEKQGNKYLITGLSTLAAVLVVLIFAAPIVGDNIKAFYPMVEGAGNTQEIGLVLFTKYLVPFEVAAVMLLVAMVSGIVLAGKKMDLSLTLMSDAEIKDLKKDKNKKVLL; via the coding sequence ATGTTTGAAGCGATTGCTTTTTATCTGTTTGCTTTTTTAACGATAGCGATGTTTTGGATAACTGTAACAACATCACAAGCGTTATACGCTCTTACGGCGTTAGCAGCAGGAATGATTTTTATATCAGCATTTTTCTTTATACTAGGTGCTGACTTTTTAGGTGCAGTACAAATAGTTGTTTATTCTGGTGCTGTAATGGCTCTTTATGCTTTTGGTATGATGTTTTTTGACACGACAAGAGATCTAAAAGAGAAACAGGGGAACAAGTATTTGATTACAGGTTTATCTACATTAGCGGCTGTTTTGGTTGTTTTGATTTTCGCTGCTCCAATAGTAGGAGATAACATCAAAGCTTTTTATCCAATGGTAGAAGGTGCTGGAAATACTCAAGAGATAGGTTTAGTTCTTTTTACAAAGTATCTTGTTCCTTTTGAAGTTGCTGCTGTTATGTTACTTGTAGCGATGGTTTCAGGGATTGTTCTAGCAGGGAAAAAGATGGATCTTTCTCTTACTCTTATGAGTGATGCTGAGATTAAAGATTTGAAAAAAGACAAAAATAAAAAGGTACTTTTATGA
- the nuoK gene encoding NADH-quinone oxidoreductase subunit NuoK, protein MMEIGLNHYLVLSTILFSIGLIGVMRRKNLLMLFFAIEILLNSVNISFAAISHYYGDLTGQMFAFFVIAIAASEVAVGLGLLIVWHKRHNNIDLESMSTMRG, encoded by the coding sequence ATGATGGAAATAGGACTAAATCACTATCTTGTACTTTCTACAATTTTATTTTCTATTGGTTTAATAGGTGTAATGAGAAGAAAGAACCTTTTAATGCTGTTTTTCGCAATTGAGATATTACTAAACTCTGTAAATATTTCTTTTGCTGCGATTTCACACTATTACGGTGACTTAACTGGACAAATGTTTGCATTTTTTGTAATCGCAATCGCTGCTAGTGAAGTTGCTGTTGGACTTGGTCTTTTAATTGTTTGGCATAAACGACATAATAATATTGACCTAGAATCAATGTCAACGATGAGAGGGTAG